A window of the Schlesneria paludicola DSM 18645 genome harbors these coding sequences:
- a CDS encoding FAD-dependent oxidoreductase has translation MLRQNRTNPTRRICVVLLLFTCTLPLTSCRDAIQGLQSPSSGWSDESDEGLPPSGKRVIEPGSPEVTGYDAIVVGSGISGLCTALELARSHVHVCLIEMSSVYGGHAVMSQGAVSIVGTPVQAAKGIVDSPELAYQDFVRFGEDAEPEWVKYYVENSRAEIFDWITDLGVRFDELSSSPGNSVEREHQPSGRGLGLVTPIYRECLEHHNLVFVWNTKVESLVIRDSRVTGVMGRNLRTGQTHHFAAKHIVLATGGFQSNLEMVREFWPAEFRFPDRILVGSGRNSVGQGHRLAETAGGELVKMDHQWNYFTGIPDPRYPGTNRGLSAANMFGMIVNSEGQQFANLWGWAKEVMPKLLAQKQATLWFVFDEATKPKFVVSGSDWVDFKKVDAQILQNPELVKSAGTLEELAKKTGLPSENLVETVRRYNELVDKGNDDDFQRFGPGRPAYANNASPRLSTPPYYAMQAFPLTRKSMGGVAINLECQVLDHRQQPIPGLYAVGELTGLGGINGKAALEGTFLGPCIVTGRVAARSILTDLKQASNSSFHDSVRCSSCHDLAADLAKSRPSYWHFEHVHRIVIERNTDCRQCHAELTPFRKEGHRINPQAIANSCVNCHVARE, from the coding sequence ATGCTCCGCCAGAATCGAACGAATCCGACGCGGCGGATTTGTGTGGTGCTGTTGTTATTCACGTGCACATTGCCGCTGACGTCTTGCCGGGACGCGATTCAAGGGCTGCAGAGCCCATCGAGTGGCTGGTCTGACGAGAGCGATGAGGGGCTTCCGCCGAGTGGCAAGAGGGTCATCGAACCAGGCTCACCCGAGGTCACGGGTTACGATGCGATTGTGGTGGGAAGCGGGATTTCGGGGCTTTGTACCGCCTTGGAGCTGGCCCGAAGTCACGTCCATGTCTGTCTGATCGAAATGTCGTCGGTCTATGGCGGCCATGCGGTCATGTCGCAAGGGGCGGTCAGCATCGTCGGGACTCCCGTACAGGCGGCCAAGGGGATTGTGGATTCTCCCGAACTTGCCTATCAGGATTTCGTTCGGTTTGGCGAGGACGCCGAGCCGGAATGGGTTAAGTATTACGTTGAGAATTCGCGAGCCGAGATCTTCGATTGGATCACGGATCTGGGAGTCCGATTCGACGAACTCAGTTCATCGCCGGGCAATTCGGTTGAGCGCGAGCATCAACCGTCCGGTCGCGGCCTGGGGCTGGTGACTCCGATCTACCGTGAATGCTTGGAACACCACAATCTCGTCTTTGTGTGGAACACCAAGGTCGAAAGCCTTGTCATTCGCGACAGCCGTGTCACGGGGGTCATGGGGCGGAATCTGAGGACAGGCCAAACACATCATTTCGCGGCGAAGCATATTGTGCTCGCCACCGGAGGTTTTCAGAGCAACTTGGAAATGGTTCGCGAATTCTGGCCAGCCGAGTTTCGTTTTCCCGATCGGATTCTCGTTGGTTCGGGACGCAATTCTGTGGGGCAGGGGCACCGTCTCGCGGAAACCGCAGGGGGCGAGCTTGTGAAGATGGACCACCAATGGAATTACTTCACCGGGATTCCTGATCCTCGCTATCCAGGCACCAATCGAGGTCTGAGCGCCGCGAATATGTTTGGAATGATCGTCAATTCGGAAGGGCAACAGTTTGCCAACCTCTGGGGGTGGGCGAAAGAGGTCATGCCCAAGTTGCTGGCGCAGAAACAGGCGACGTTGTGGTTCGTGTTTGACGAAGCCACGAAGCCAAAGTTCGTCGTGTCTGGCTCGGATTGGGTGGACTTCAAAAAGGTGGACGCACAGATACTACAGAACCCAGAGCTCGTGAAGTCGGCCGGGACGCTCGAGGAACTGGCGAAAAAAACGGGGTTGCCAAGCGAGAATCTCGTTGAAACGGTGCGTCGATACAACGAACTGGTCGACAAGGGGAATGACGACGATTTTCAGCGATTTGGTCCTGGGCGTCCTGCATACGCCAACAACGCGTCACCACGACTGTCGACGCCACCCTATTACGCGATGCAAGCGTTTCCTTTGACGCGAAAAAGCATGGGCGGCGTCGCCATCAATCTCGAGTGTCAGGTGCTGGATCACCGGCAACAGCCGATTCCTGGGCTTTATGCCGTCGGAGAACTGACGGGTCTGGGCGGCATCAATGGCAAGGCGGCACTTGAGGGCACGTTCCTGGGTCCTTGCATCGTCACCGGCCGGGTTGCCGCGCGTTCCATTCTCACCGACCTCAAACAGGCCTCAAACAGCTCATTTCATGACTCGGTCCGCTGCTCCAGTTGTCATGATCTGGCTGCCGATCTGGCCAAGTCGCGGCCCAGCTACTGGCACTTCGAACATGTGCATCGCATCGTGATTGAACGCAATACCGATTGCCGGCAGTGCCACGCAGAATTGACACCCTTCCGTAAGGAAGGGCATCGAATCAATCCGCAGGCCATCGCCAACTCGTGCGTCAACTGTCATGTCGCGCGCGAGTAA